One genomic segment of Helicoverpa zea isolate HzStark_Cry1AcR chromosome 22, ilHelZeax1.1, whole genome shotgun sequence includes these proteins:
- the LOC124641112 gene encoding divergent protein kinase domain 2A, which yields MNDKIYEKMLLRRRFFKRVSLMVIAFTISFYISVILFGDLKVPRVMTMTDLNRCPACFGVSVCPELYSNQVIIESNTWSSMFNTKNIFYGYTKSNRRVVMKKLAHNSEWKAFDQQLCKNFHLKRNCKPMHLLNVSNIDDKLIKLVEYNLSKPDTRPRKGLVVCPYAYSLFDFILPVLNSKKDQVDIVNIWTMLSINPEPIIFQVLQRSHGWPIPAYGGVCGRVEVVAYEGEPLASLTHVPWHRKLKFAKKILDAAMDFTFKHDRYRFYLMDWSLDNIVANEKDDITFIDLEDIVVLDKHISPRSDLPDWYQRYARDIPGPGFTFSIHSMCKHHLSDHNLWAACYILIGDEDPFLYPLPKDVNASRPHLDRLLKECLNGEDRFRTITKLQHVIDDMLMDENIIGLRAGVR from the exons ATGAATGACAAAATTTACGAAAAAATGTTGCTGCGACGACGATTTTTCAAAAGGGTGTCCCTAATGGTCATAGCGTTTACTATATCTTTTTACATTTCAGTTATTCTGTTTGGTGACTTGAAGGTCCCTAGAGTGATGACCATGACTGACCTGAACCGTTGTCCGGCTTGCTTCGGAGTGTCCGTCTGTCCCGAACTTTACTCCAACCAAGTCATCATTGAGTCCAATACTTGGTCAAGCATGTTTAAtaccaaaaacatattttatggtTACACAAAGTCTAACCGGCGGGTGGTTATGAAGAAGCTAGCTCACAATTCAGAGTGGAAGGCGTTTGATCAGCAGTTGTGTAAGAATTTCCACCTGAAACGGAACTGTAAGCCGATGCATTTACTGAATGTTTCGAATATTGATGATAAGTTGATCAAACTTGTGGAGTATAACTTGTCTAAGCCAGATACGAGGCCTCGGAAGGGGCTGGTGGTGTGTCCATATGCATACAGCCTCTTTGACTTCATACTGCCAGTGTTAAACAGTAAGAAGGATCAGGTTGATATCGTTAACATTTGGACTATGTTGAGCATTAATCCAGAGCCTATTATATTTCAG GTTCTACAAAGGTCCCATGGTTGGCCCATACCAGCATATGGAGGTGTTTGTGGCCGAGTGGAAGTGGTGGCATACGAGGGTGAACCTCTGGCATCACTCACTCATGTACCTTGGCATAGAAAGCTGAAGTTTGCCAAGAAAATACTTGATGCTGCTATGGACTTTACTTTTAAACATGATAG GTACCGTTTCTACCTCATGGACTGGTCCCTCGACAACATAGTGGCTAACGAAAAAGATGACATCACTTTTATCGATCTTGAAGACATTGTTGTCTTGGACAAGCACATTTCTCCTAGATCCGACCTGCCTGACTGGTATCAACGTTACGCCAGAGACATACCTGGCCCAGGCTTCACATTTTCCATACACAGCATGTGTAAGCACCATCTAAGTGACCACAACTTATGGGCTGCATGCTACATCCTAATTGGAGATGAAGACCCGTTCCTGTATCCTCTACCTAAAGATGTGAACGCTTCCCGGCCCCATTTGGACAGGTTATTGAAGGAATGCTTGAATGGTGAAGATAGATTTAGAACTATAACTAAGTTGCAACATGTAATTGATGATATGTTGATGGACGAGAATATTATAGGTCTTAGAGCAGGCGTTAGATGA
- the LOC124641115 gene encoding 40S ribosomal protein S7 isoform X2, with translation MSTKIIKASAAEPDVFETSISQALVELETNSDLKAQLRELYITKAKEIELHNKKSIIIYVPMPKLKAFQKIQIRLVRELEKKFSGKHVVFIGDRKILPKPSHKTRVANKQKRPRSRTLTSVYDAILEDLVFPAEIVGKRIRIKLDGSQLIKVHLDKNQQTTIEHKVDTFQSVYKKLTGREVTFEFPEPYL, from the exons ATGAGTACTAAGATCATCAAGGCGAGCGCTGCTGAGCCCGATGTCTTCGAGACATCGATCTCACAGGCCCTGGTCGAGTTGGAGACCAACTCGGACCTGAAGGCGCAACTTAGGGAGCTGTACATTACAAAGGCTAAGGAAATTGAACTGCATAACAAGAAG TCGATCATCATCTACGTGCCCATGCCCAAGCTGAAGGCATTCCAGAAGATCCAGATCAGGCTGGTGCGTGAGTTGGAAAAGAAATTCAGCGGCAAACATGTTGTGTTCATCGGAGACCGCAAGATCCTGCCCAAGCCCAGCCATAAGACGCGTGTAGCCAACAAACAGAAGAGGCCCAGATCCAG GACACTGACGTCAGTATACGACGCCATCCTGGAAGACCTGGTGTTCCCCGCAGAGATTGTGGGCAAACGCATCCGGATCAAGCTCGACGGCTCCCAGCTTATCAAGGTGCACCTCGACAAGAACCAGCAGACCACTATTGAACATAAG GTGGACACCTTCCAGTCTGTATACAAGAAGCTGACGGGGCGCGAAGTTACCTTTGAATTCCCCGAACCCTACTTGTAA
- the LOC124641115 gene encoding 40S ribosomal protein S7 isoform X1, which translates to MLTTPRVYLFLSRIVLKMSTKIIKASAAEPDVFETSISQALVELETNSDLKAQLRELYITKAKEIELHNKKSIIIYVPMPKLKAFQKIQIRLVRELEKKFSGKHVVFIGDRKILPKPSHKTRVANKQKRPRSRTLTSVYDAILEDLVFPAEIVGKRIRIKLDGSQLIKVHLDKNQQTTIEHKVDTFQSVYKKLTGREVTFEFPEPYL; encoded by the exons ATGCTGACAACACCACGTGTCTATCTCTTTCTCTCCCGTATAGTTCTCAAG ATGAGTACTAAGATCATCAAGGCGAGCGCTGCTGAGCCCGATGTCTTCGAGACATCGATCTCACAGGCCCTGGTCGAGTTGGAGACCAACTCGGACCTGAAGGCGCAACTTAGGGAGCTGTACATTACAAAGGCTAAGGAAATTGAACTGCATAACAAGAAG TCGATCATCATCTACGTGCCCATGCCCAAGCTGAAGGCATTCCAGAAGATCCAGATCAGGCTGGTGCGTGAGTTGGAAAAGAAATTCAGCGGCAAACATGTTGTGTTCATCGGAGACCGCAAGATCCTGCCCAAGCCCAGCCATAAGACGCGTGTAGCCAACAAACAGAAGAGGCCCAGATCCAG GACACTGACGTCAGTATACGACGCCATCCTGGAAGACCTGGTGTTCCCCGCAGAGATTGTGGGCAAACGCATCCGGATCAAGCTCGACGGCTCCCAGCTTATCAAGGTGCACCTCGACAAGAACCAGCAGACCACTATTGAACATAAG GTGGACACCTTCCAGTCTGTATACAAGAAGCTGACGGGGCGCGAAGTTACCTTTGAATTCCCCGAACCCTACTTGTAA